One Scophthalmus maximus strain ysfricsl-2021 chromosome 1, ASM2237912v1, whole genome shotgun sequence genomic region harbors:
- the LOC118304159 gene encoding glycerol-3-phosphate dehydrogenase 1-like protein, which yields MPGKKVCIVGSGNWGSSIAKIIGHNVKASNRFDPMVNMWVYEEMIDGRKLTEIINTEHENVKYLPGHKLPRNVVAVPDITEAVKGAKILVFVIPHQFIAKLCDQMKPHITEGTIGISLIKGVDEGPQGLKLISDIIREKLEIEVSVLMGANIASEVADEKFCETTIGAKNEANGRIFKELLQTPNFRITVVAESDTVELCGALKNIVAVGAGFCDGLGFGDNTKAAVIRLGLMEMVAFAKLFCKDQVSSSTFLESCGVADLITTCYGGRNRKVAEAFVKTSKSIVELEAEMLNGQKLQGPQTSAEVYRILQKKDIVNEFPLFVAVYQICFEGKEVKEFITCLQNHPEHM from the exons ATGCCTGGAAAGAAAGTCTGCATCGTTGGATCTGGAAACTG GGGCTCCTCCATCGCCAAAATCATCGGGCACAATGTCAAGGCGTCCAACCGCTTCGACCCCATGGTCAACATGTGGGTGTACGAAGAGATGATCGATGGGCGGAAGCTCACAGAGATCATCAACACGGAGCACGAAAATGTCAAATACCTGCCCGGTCACAAGCTGCCGAGGAATGTG GTTGCCGTCCCAGACATCACGGAGGCCGTGAAAGGAGCGAAGATCCTCGTCTTTGTCATCCCGCACCAGTTCATCGCCAAACTCTGTGATCAGATGAAGCCTCACATCACGGAGGGCACCATCGGGATATCGCTCATCAAA GGTGTGGATGAAGGACCACAGGGACTGAAGCTCATCTCGGACATCATCCGAGAAAAACTAGAGATCGAGGTCAGCGTCCTGATGGGGGCCAACATCGCCAGTGAGGTGGCAGACGAGAAGTTCTGTGAAACCACCATTG GGGCCAAAAATGAGGCAAACGGCCGTATCTTCAAAGAACTGTTACAGACTCCCAACTTCCGCATCACAGTTGTGGCCGAGAGTGACACAGTGGAGCTGTGTGGAGCCTTAAAG AATATCGTGGCAGTAGGCGCTGGATTCTGCGACGGCCTCGGTTTCGGCGACAACACCAAAGCGGCGGTGATCCGGCTGGGTCTGATGGAAATGGTCGCCTTCGCCAAATTGTTCTGCAAAGACCAAGTgagctcctccaccttcctgGAAAGCTGTGGCGTGGCCGACCTCATCACCACCTGCTATGGAGGACGCAACCGTAAAGTTGCCGAGGCCTTTGTCAAGACGTCCAAG TCCATCGTCGAGCTGGAGGCAGAAATGCTCAACGGCCAGAAGCTTCAGGGTCCACAGACGTCAGCGGAGGTCTACAGGATCCTACAGAAGAAGGACATTGTCAATGA GTTTCCTCTGTTTGTTGCAGTCTACCAGATCTGCTTTGAGGGCAAAGAGGTGAAAGAGTTCATCACCTGTCTGCAGAATCACCCGGAGCACATGTGA